The nucleotide window CTGTTAAAGAACAAAATGCGTATGCATATTCTTCTACAAGTTAAATAGGTATGATTACTTCTACAAGTTAAATAGGTATCAGGCCATTAACACTCCATTATGGTTACTAATTCTTTATCCATATCCTTcctaaataataaaattagtatCTTAAATGGCTACCCAAAAATAAGACCTACTTTCTATCTTAGGAATAACAATGCAACCAATATCCAAATGAATTTAACCTTAAATACAAATATGGCTAACCATTGAAGTAGTCAAACCTATCCCGAACACAACTCATGTACTtagttttcgatctgtaatggtagGAAATCCTATTAACGATATCTTTAACTTAGTTTACATGGTTAGGATAGACAAGGACAACCAAAAAAAGCCAAACAATTCCAATCCTATGtgagagcatgaacaccattatTGGTCACTCGTCGTTAGATTCCAGTCAGCCATCGCAATCCAACATTCTTCTGCGTCGTCTTCCCTTGAAGACTTCTctccatatatacacacacaccccCATCATCTGCTTCATGTTCAAGTGTCATCTTCTCCTCTTTCTTGACCTATCTTGCAGCTGAGGGACGAAGAACAAGATGCCGGCTATTGTGATGTCGAATGCAGGGTCTAATGGTGCGAAGGAATTCGAGGGCAAGATCACAATTTATGTTGTGATCTGCGGAGTAATTGCAGCTACTGGAGGCCTCATGTTTGGCTATGACATTGGAATATCAGGTTCATGACTTCCATTTCTCATTTGATTGTCTAGTGTTAATCCGCAAGCCTAATGGACAGTGGTTGGAGGAGAgagacgaagagaaagagatggttgcATGCATGCAGACATTGTTAGGGTTTTCATGGATTTGAAAATTGGTTTTTGGATTTGTATGATCTGCAGGGGGAGTGACATCTATGGATGACTTCTTGGAGGAGTTCTTCCCTGTGGTCTATGAGAGGAAGCACAAAGCCAAGGAAGACAACTACTGCAAGTATGACAACCAAGGCCTTCAGCTGTTCACTTCGTCCCTGTACCTTGCCGCCTTGGTGTCCAGCTTTGTAGCTTCCAAGCTGTGCACCAAACATGGCCGGCGGCTGACGATGCAGGCGGCGTCAGTGTTTTTCTTGGTCGGTGTCGTCCTCAATGCAGCTGCTCGGAACATTGCCATGCTGATCATAGGAAGAATTCTCCTCGGAGTTGGTGTTGGATTCGCTAATCAGGTTCATAAATATCGGtctagactctctctctctctctctctctctctacatcttTCCTCAAACTCCATTCTTACTATGCATTCTTCTTCCTATAGGCTGTTCCTCTATTCTTGTCGGAGATCGCACCAGTCCACATCAGAGGAGCCCTAAACATCCTCTTCCAGCTCGACGTGACGATCGGGATCTTCGTGGCGAACATCGTGAACTACTTCGTCTCCAATATCCATCCATGGGGGTGGAGACTCGCTCTTGGCTTGGCCGGCGTGCCGGCGACCATGCTTTGCTTGGGCTCCATGGTGATCGCGGAGACACCGACGAGCCTCATCGAGCGCGAGCAGCTGATGGAAGGTCTGGCCATGCTGAAGAAGATTCGGGGTACCGATAACGTTAACGCGGAGTACGAAGAGATCCTGCACGCGTGCGAGATGGCACGACAGGTGAAGCAACCATTCAGGAACCTCATGAAGCGATCCAGCCGGCCGCAGCTGGTGATCGCCATCGCAATGCAGGTCTTCCAGCAGTTCACTGGGATCAACGCCATCATGTTCTATGCGCCGGTCCTCTTCCAGACCATCGGATTCAAGAACGACGcgtcgctgctctccgctgtCATCACCGGCATCGTTAATGTTCTATCCACCGTCGTGTCGGTGGTGTTGGTGGACAAGCTCGGCAGGAGATTCCTGCTACTCGAAGCCTGTGGGCAGATGCTGATCACACAGGTCGAAACGACGATCGAGTCACGTACGCATCAGAGCATGCAACCGCGCATTAATTCTCGGAATGATCTGTGTGCAGGTGGCGATTGGAGGTGTTCTGCTTGTGAACTTGAAGTCGACGAACGAGCTCGAACACGGGGTGGCGGTCTGGGTGGTGGTGCTCGTGTGCCTGTACGTGTCGAGCTTTGCCTGGTCTTGGGGTCCGCTTGGTTGGTTGATTCCCAGCGAAACCTTCCCCCTGGCGACGAGAACCGCGGGCTACGCCTTCGCCGTCAGCTCCAACATGCTCTTCACCTTCGTCATCGCCCAGGCTTTCCTGTCCATGATGTGCCATCTACGCGCcgggatcttcttcttcttcgctgcaTGGATTGTGGTGATGGGGTTGTTCGTCATATTCCTGTTGCCCGAGACGAAGAATGTGCCGATCGATGAGATGAGCGAGAGAGTCTGGAAGCGACACTGGTACTGGAAGAGATTCATGGACGAGGAAGAACAACATAAAAAGGATTCCGTCTAACTCTTCCACCATTCTTCCTCATGCCGGAAGATCTTATTGTAAAGCATATGATCTGATGCGACAAACATctcgtaaccgttattattaaatatttaatataactgttctcattatgatttataattcattatcatgaatttcttcatttattatgatttaaatgattttagttttttattctttatgcatgaaatcgttattattaaattaaatatttaatatcattaaagttcttaattatggttcaaacgttataaatttgaattaattcttgaacgttatgatttgtgataataaatgttcttgatgggagaacatatatatatatatatatatatatatatatatatatatatataaagaattttGGTCCctaggctcaatcatctctttgaagcgaaagactttcctacaccatctaaagcgagagttctgagccgagaagtaccaaagttcaagaagaaacctctgtagaaattcttgacGACAATGGCTTGaggtacgttattttgtttccgcatcagtttttattgtgtttctattatgatgatttagaaacacaagttggtttcagtgatttcttacatttggtatcagagccttttgacctctaccttgatacgaaagagttttcattttttatgccatgaaaatgatttgattttggtttcttcttggaaacttcttgatatattttattgaaaatcatgaggaaatatcattttcaacattttatttggtaaaatgctcatattatgtatgcatatttagttatattaaattatgcttatgagcaaattttttatgcttaaaatgtctagtgatccatataatcttaattaattaagaattagccacagtatccttaattaattaaaattatatataaagttaaaataaggatcatatAGTAATTAGACATCAGGAAAGACGAACTACCTATAATCACTAATACtagcactccaactgagatcacgttatatgagcgatgggagcgatccaatcggctcagcgtgatgtttatcaaaactaagatgactgctggcatacatggttctgttgaccagcatgaaaaagtccgagacttgctaaaagttattgatgaacaattcatcacttcggataaggcactagcaagtactcttattatgaaatttttatcCCTTAGACTTACCAATATAAAGGGtatgcgtgagcacataatgcaaatgcgagatattgcggctcaacttaagaaacttgaggttaatatgtcagaatctttcctagtgc belongs to Musa acuminata AAA Group cultivar baxijiao chromosome BXJ1-11, Cavendish_Baxijiao_AAA, whole genome shotgun sequence and includes:
- the LOC135596418 gene encoding sugar transport protein MST4-like, translated to MSNAGSNGAKEFEGKITIYVVICGVIAATGGLMFGYDIGISGGVTSMDDFLEEFFPVVYERKHKAKEDNYCKYDNQGLQLFTSSLYLAALVSSFVASKLCTKHGRRLTMQAASVFFLVGVVLNAAARNIAMLIIGRILLGVGVGFANQAVPLFLSEIAPVHIRGALNILFQLDVTIGIFVANIVNYFVSNIHPWGWRLALGLAGVPATMLCLGSMVIAETPTSLIEREQLMEGLAMLKKIRGTDNVNAEYEEILHACEMARQVKQPFRNLMKRSSRPQLVIAIAMQVFQQFTGINAIMFYAPVLFQTIGFKNDASLLSAVITGIVNVLSTVVSVVLVDKLGRRFLLLEACGQMLITQVAIGGVLLVNLKSTNELEHGVAVWVVVLVCLYVSSFAWSWGPLGWLIPSETFPLATRTAGYAFAVSSNMLFTFVIAQAFLSMMCHLRAGIFFFFAAWIVVMGLFVIFLLPETKNVPIDEMSERVWKRHWYWKRFMDEEEQHKKDSV